A window of Komagataeibacter medellinensis NBRC 3288 contains these coding sequences:
- a CDS encoding superinfection immunity protein — MTIAFSAAASPASAAVPVVAPLAHANLGERSQVKALSHGLEATLQVRLSHQCGMAMVWQPADQHAAASCSVAQLVVRDLSHPRSAPHTFLLSPYGPNSGYGHMEMSLYQLDAASPLPQVIVSAYTGGAHCCELSSIFGQMPDGTWRETSLEQSESDGMPTIVDVAHDGTVEIQGVDQSFFYTFASYAGSFAPITLQRYHAGQLATVTRDPAYRAYLAGRLAAARKEWVDGGQSEPNGFLAYYVATQAQLGAFAQGWHYMLAHAESSRDATFGISICDMRQTDEKKCTPAERRPMPFPQGLAFFLQKQGYITPEQAAAVPLTLTAQDGKDSGPGQYGPDFSCDPPPDHNGVAAMLCHDSDAARHELLFDQVYYALRQQVGRDGWKALRQQVIADENAANHGCGLPEPGAADQDVPDGAVACYAAAMDRLTRQYRQRLTGAALEESSRPLDTHIALQRRLVELGYLPAGTEADGVYGEATRGAIATWQRTTHQPQASGFLSDADAQALLPVAMPPDIHSAGNDAPSPATKPAARPHLNLFGGGVILAITVFGTCLYFLPFGVACIRDSTRKRSIFIVNVFLGWTLAGWVAALAMALSFETRSDYELRHQAKIRIITEDHGPDSRM, encoded by the coding sequence ATGACAATAGCCTTTTCGGCTGCCGCATCTCCCGCATCTGCCGCTGTGCCGGTGGTCGCGCCGCTGGCTCATGCCAATCTGGGTGAGCGTTCGCAGGTAAAGGCGCTTTCGCACGGCCTTGAAGCGACACTCCAGGTCAGGCTATCGCACCAGTGTGGCATGGCCATGGTGTGGCAGCCTGCCGATCAGCACGCCGCTGCCTCGTGCTCTGTGGCGCAACTGGTGGTGCGGGACCTGTCCCACCCGCGATCCGCCCCGCATACCTTCCTGCTTTCGCCCTATGGGCCCAATAGCGGGTACGGGCACATGGAAATGTCGCTCTATCAACTGGATGCAGCCTCTCCTCTGCCGCAGGTGATTGTATCGGCTTATACCGGTGGGGCGCATTGCTGCGAGCTTTCCTCCATTTTCGGGCAGATGCCCGATGGGACATGGCGTGAAACGTCGCTGGAACAGAGTGAAAGCGATGGCATGCCCACCATTGTGGACGTAGCCCATGATGGCACGGTTGAAATACAGGGGGTGGACCAGTCCTTTTTTTACACCTTCGCTTCCTATGCTGGCTCCTTTGCCCCGATTACCCTGCAACGTTACCATGCCGGTCAGCTTGCAACCGTAACCCGTGACCCGGCCTATCGTGCCTATCTGGCTGGCAGGCTGGCTGCGGCACGCAAGGAATGGGTGGATGGTGGCCAGTCGGAACCGAATGGCTTTCTGGCCTATTATGTGGCGACACAGGCCCAGCTTGGGGCGTTCGCGCAGGGCTGGCATTACATGCTGGCCCATGCCGAAAGCAGCAGGGATGCCACGTTCGGCATTTCTATCTGCGACATGCGCCAGACTGACGAGAAGAAATGCACTCCGGCGGAACGCAGGCCCATGCCGTTCCCGCAGGGACTGGCATTTTTCCTGCAAAAACAGGGCTATATCACGCCAGAACAGGCGGCAGCCGTCCCCCTGACCCTGACCGCGCAGGATGGGAAGGACAGTGGGCCGGGCCAGTACGGGCCAGATTTTTCCTGTGATCCACCGCCAGACCATAACGGTGTTGCTGCCATGCTATGCCATGATAGCGACGCCGCCCGCCATGAACTGTTGTTTGATCAAGTGTACTATGCCCTGCGCCAGCAGGTGGGCCGCGACGGGTGGAAGGCGCTGCGCCAGCAGGTCATCGCGGATGAAAACGCAGCAAACCACGGCTGTGGCCTGCCAGAACCCGGTGCTGCCGATCAGGACGTGCCCGATGGGGCTGTCGCATGTTATGCCGCAGCCATGGACCGCCTGACACGGCAGTACCGCCAGCGACTGACAGGGGCGGCACTTGAGGAATCCAGCCGCCCGCTTGATACGCATATCGCACTCCAGCGCAGGCTGGTTGAATTGGGCTATCTGCCCGCAGGCACCGAGGCCGATGGCGTATATGGCGAAGCAACGCGGGGGGCCATTGCCACATGGCAGCGCACGACCCATCAGCCACAGGCCAGCGGATTCCTGTCGGATGCGGATGCGCAGGCCCTGCTGCCTGTGGCAATGCCGCCCGATATTCATTCTGCCGGCAATGATGCGCCATCTCCGGCTACAAAACCTGCGGCCCGACCGCACCTGAACCTGTTTGGGGGCGGGGTCATCCTTGCCATCACGGTCTTTGGCACCTGTCTGTATTTCCTGCCATTCGGGGTTGCCTGCATCCGGGACTCCACGCGCAAGCGAAGCATTTTTATCGTCAATGTCTTTCTTGGCTGGACGCTGGCCGGATGGGTGGCGGCCTTGGCCATGGCGCTGTCGTTTGAGACCCGAAGTGACTACGAACTCCGGCATCAGGCAAAGATCAGGATCATAACGGAAGACCATGGACCGGACAGTCGTATGTAA
- a CDS encoding GlcG/HbpS family heme-binding protein — MALLGALGWMPAAHAQGHVIMTAKLDWITAAHLAEEAVRACAAQGYSVTASVVDTTGHQQAVIKGDSVPLQSLSVSYRKAYTAYAYGLAFNMNTTSDLIAAKVTGPANGALNTIPEVLFVPGGVALRRVGDNVVLGGIGVSGAPGGEKDEACAQAAVTKFRADFH, encoded by the coding sequence ATGGCATTGCTTGGCGCGCTGGGGTGGATGCCGGCGGCCCACGCACAGGGCCATGTGATCATGACAGCCAAGCTGGACTGGATCACGGCGGCGCATCTGGCGGAGGAAGCTGTGCGCGCCTGTGCGGCACAAGGCTATTCAGTTACCGCCAGCGTGGTGGATACGACAGGCCATCAGCAGGCCGTGATCAAGGGCGACAGCGTACCGTTGCAATCGCTGTCCGTCTCCTATCGCAAAGCCTATACGGCCTATGCCTACGGGCTTGCATTCAATATGAATACGACCAGCGACCTGATAGCCGCCAAGGTGACAGGTCCCGCCAACGGCGCACTCAATACCATACCGGAAGTCCTGTTCGTGCCCGGTGGCGTAGCCCTGCGCCGGGTGGGTGATAATGTGGTGTTGGGTGGCATTGGCGTATCCGGTGCGCCGGGTGGCGAAAAGGATGAAGCCTGCGCGCAGGCGGCCGTCACGAAATTCCGGGCGGACTTTCATTAA
- a CDS encoding MFS transporter: MPPSPPPSPAHDAGLSAPSLPLHRHPGLVAFLCARTASSFSGCVQAVAVGWQIYALTHSTTALALVGLAQFLPMAGLLLPAGHAADHFNRRLIAMTCQCIEAFSALFMAVAAFGEWTAPWMIYTMVMVFGAARAFEMPCQQTFLPSLVPAHVFPRAAAVSSSLFQAAAVTGPSLGGLLYGAGAGTCYLVCAAGFACACMGTLRIRLVHAPRPRVPLSLATFVEVMHFLRARPDMLGAISLDLFAVLLGGATAMLPVYASDILHAGPLGLGLLRGAPAIGAVLCSLVLIWKPLNRHAGRHMFVAVAIFGVATVVFALSRSMAVSIIALAVLGAADVVSVVVRGALVQLRTPDSMRGRVSAVNMLFIGSSNQLGEFESGMVAGLAGPVGAVLLGGVGTLLITAGWIRMFPTLWHLDRLDDITPD; the protein is encoded by the coding sequence ATGCCCCCATCACCCCCTCCATCGCCTGCGCATGACGCTGGTCTGTCTGCGCCTTCGTTACCGCTGCACCGCCATCCGGGGCTTGTCGCTTTCCTGTGCGCGCGTACCGCATCGTCTTTTTCGGGCTGCGTGCAGGCCGTGGCGGTGGGGTGGCAGATCTATGCGCTGACCCATAGCACCACGGCGCTGGCACTGGTGGGGCTGGCGCAGTTCCTGCCTATGGCGGGGCTCCTGCTGCCTGCCGGCCACGCGGCGGACCATTTCAACCGTCGCCTGATCGCGATGACATGCCAGTGCATTGAAGCCTTTTCGGCACTGTTCATGGCGGTTGCGGCGTTTGGGGAGTGGACCGCACCGTGGATGATCTACACCATGGTCATGGTGTTTGGCGCGGCCCGTGCGTTCGAGATGCCCTGCCAGCAGACCTTCCTGCCATCGCTGGTGCCCGCCCACGTCTTTCCGCGTGCGGCCGCTGTCTCGTCATCGCTATTTCAGGCAGCGGCGGTGACCGGGCCATCGCTGGGGGGCCTGCTGTACGGGGCGGGGGCGGGGACGTGCTATCTGGTCTGTGCCGCGGGCTTTGCCTGTGCGTGCATGGGCACCCTGCGTATCCGCCTTGTCCATGCGCCACGACCGCGTGTTCCGCTGTCGCTGGCTACGTTTGTGGAAGTGATGCACTTTCTGCGTGCCCGGCCCGACATGCTGGGCGCCATATCGCTTGACCTGTTTGCCGTGTTGCTTGGTGGGGCCACCGCCATGCTGCCGGTCTATGCCAGTGACATCCTGCATGCCGGGCCGCTGGGGCTGGGGCTTTTGCGGGGCGCACCCGCTATCGGGGCCGTGCTGTGCTCGCTTGTCCTGATCTGGAAGCCGCTCAACCGTCATGCGGGCAGGCATATGTTCGTGGCGGTTGCGATATTCGGGGTAGCGACCGTGGTGTTCGCCCTGTCGCGCTCCATGGCGGTTTCCATCATCGCGCTGGCGGTACTGGGGGCGGCGGATGTAGTGAGCGTGGTGGTACGGGGCGCGCTGGTGCAACTGCGCACGCCCGACAGCATGCGCGGGCGTGTCTCGGCAGTGAACATGCTGTTCATCGGCTCATCCAACCAGTTGGGTGAGTTCGAGAGCGGCATGGTGGCTGGCCTGGCCGGCCCCGTTGGCGCGGTGCTGCTGGGGGGTGTGGGCACGCTGCTGATCACGGCCGGGTGGATACGGATGTTCCCCACCCTGTGGCACCTTGACCGGCTGGATGACATCACCCCCGATTAG
- a CDS encoding tRNA-binding protein, whose translation MRDPVEHAAVPGTEGTTRDWLDIRAGTVIDAHPLRETTPHTFRLAIDFGPHIGVRSSVVQVNHRYVPARLVGRQICAVINVPPRQVGSFRSEVLTLGMPDSNGEAVLIRPDGRVPDGGRLF comes from the coding sequence ATGAGAGACCCTGTAGAGCATGCCGCCGTGCCCGGCACGGAAGGGACCACACGGGACTGGCTCGATATCCGGGCCGGTACGGTGATCGACGCGCACCCCCTGCGCGAGACAACACCGCATACCTTCCGGCTGGCTATTGATTTTGGCCCCCATATCGGGGTCCGGTCCTCGGTGGTGCAGGTCAATCACCGTTATGTGCCCGCACGTCTGGTCGGTCGCCAGATCTGTGCGGTGATCAATGTCCCGCCACGCCAGGTCGGTTCCTTCCGTAGTGAAGTGCTGACACTGGGCATGCCCGACAGTAATGGCGAGGCCGTCCTTATCCGCCCCGACGGCCGCGTTCCCGATGGAGGAAGACTTTTCTGA
- the gpt gene encoding xanthine phosphoribosyltransferase — protein sequence MATSYATVTWDQLHRDARQLASTLMTRGPFKGIVAITRGGMIPAAIIARELDCRLIDTISVVTYDEEKMGEPSVIKNADAAGDGEGFLIIDDLVDSGVTAQLVRKLMPKAVFACLYAKPSGRPVTDMFVVEVPQDTWVLFPWDTAPLFIPPLASKPAVKA from the coding sequence ATGGCTACAAGCTACGCAACCGTAACCTGGGACCAGCTTCACCGCGATGCCCGCCAGTTGGCCAGCACGCTCATGACGCGTGGCCCCTTTAAGGGAATCGTGGCCATCACGCGCGGGGGCATGATCCCGGCTGCGATCATTGCCCGTGAACTGGACTGCCGCCTGATCGATACCATCTCCGTCGTGACCTATGACGAGGAAAAGATGGGCGAGCCAAGCGTGATCAAGAACGCCGACGCCGCAGGCGATGGCGAAGGCTTCCTGATCATTGATGACCTTGTGGATTCGGGTGTTACCGCCCAACTCGTGCGCAAGCTCATGCCCAAAGCGGTGTTCGCCTGCCTGTATGCCAAGCCCTCGGGCCGGCCGGTGACGGATATGTTCGTGGTTGAGGTACCGCAGGACACATGGGTGCTGTTTCCGTGGGATACCGCCCCCCTGTTCATTCCGCCGCTGGCCAGCAAACCCGCAGTCAAGGCCTGA
- a CDS encoding ETC complex I subunit, whose translation MRARIYRQSKPAGQSGQTMTHTWVLDYGQSRPRHVDALMGWTGSADTQSQLRLQFPDQDSAVAYATHNGIAFDIEIPAPRIRRPKAYADNFRYDRIQNWTH comes from the coding sequence ATGCGAGCCCGGATTTACAGGCAATCAAAACCCGCTGGCCAGTCAGGCCAGACCATGACCCATACATGGGTGCTGGATTATGGGCAGAGCCGCCCTCGCCATGTCGATGCCCTGATGGGCTGGACCGGCAGCGCGGATACCCAATCACAGCTTCGCCTACAGTTCCCCGATCAGGACAGCGCCGTGGCCTACGCCACGCATAACGGCATTGCCTTTGATATCGAGATCCCGGCGCCGCGCATCCGCCGCCCCAAGGCCTATGCCGACAATTTCCGGTACGACCGTATCCAGAACTGGACGCATTAA
- a CDS encoding TonB family protein encodes MDEAVTQQQDRMAGRLLVPPAPGCHRRWGRMVAGWAILLAVLGHGVVAAWLLPARAPVPEPPGEKNSIQVFFDHSEVAHPPEAATPQPQPQPQPQPQPQPQPQPQPQPQPAVTLPAIRDGELKKQVVAPGPGLSMGRASRLPAVHPVPAQGSGQKQPTRDGGKAPVAQVPTPVGTHAPAAPHCTPPAWRYPGMARHMHEEGNARVELTLGAQGQVVQASLRSSTGYDDLDSTALAAARKVTCTAEGGGLEGTHVMLPVSFHLH; translated from the coding sequence ATGGATGAAGCCGTGACGCAACAGCAAGACAGGATGGCAGGCAGGCTGCTTGTCCCCCCTGCACCGGGGTGCCACCGCAGGTGGGGGCGCATGGTGGCGGGATGGGCCATACTGCTGGCCGTGCTGGGCCATGGGGTGGTTGCCGCGTGGCTGCTGCCCGCCCGTGCGCCGGTGCCCGAACCGCCGGGTGAAAAAAACAGCATTCAGGTCTTTTTTGATCATTCGGAGGTTGCGCACCCGCCAGAAGCGGCTACGCCACAGCCACAGCCACAGCCACAGCCACAGCCACAGCCACAGCCACAGCCACAGCCACAGCCACAGCCACAGCCAGCCGTCACGCTGCCTGCCATTCGTGATGGAGAGCTGAAAAAGCAGGTGGTGGCACCAGGGCCGGGCCTGTCTATGGGGCGTGCGTCACGGCTTCCTGCCGTTCATCCTGTCCCCGCGCAGGGTAGCGGACAGAAGCAGCCCACGCGTGACGGGGGGAAGGCTCCGGTGGCACAAGTGCCAACTCCGGTCGGCACGCATGCGCCCGCCGCCCCTCACTGCACGCCGCCTGCCTGGCGTTACCCCGGCATGGCCCGACATATGCACGAAGAAGGCAATGCCCGTGTTGAACTGACATTGGGCGCACAGGGGCAGGTTGTACAGGCCAGCCTGCGCAGCAGTACTGGTTATGATGATCTGGACAGCACCGCCCTTGCTGCTGCGCGCAAGGTGACCTGCACGGCAGAAGGCGGTGGGCTGGAAGGCACGCATGTCATGCTGCCCGTATCCTTTCACCTGCACTGA
- a CDS encoding DUF2946 domain-containing protein codes for MGHARHPFLHDRPVIRWVMVLCACMGLWGQLLIESRSLPGELPRGTIMRLTGIDIAPVTPALPMAAMPAMASAHHAMPGAMAAHLHVPMPHTGHDHGEGCPLCPLLHLPALALAMAPFLPAPPMVWAQSRHEPRQPRAPPTAPLGLPPSRGPPSVS; via the coding sequence ATGGGCCACGCCCGCCACCCCTTCCTGCATGACAGGCCTGTGATCCGTTGGGTCATGGTGCTGTGTGCATGCATGGGGCTGTGGGGGCAACTGCTGATTGAAAGCCGCAGCCTGCCGGGGGAACTGCCGCGCGGCACCATCATGCGGCTGACGGGAATTGATATCGCACCCGTCACACCCGCATTACCCATGGCGGCCATGCCCGCCATGGCATCCGCACACCATGCCATGCCGGGCGCAATGGCCGCCCACCTACATGTACCAATGCCTCATACCGGGCATGACCATGGTGAAGGCTGCCCGCTCTGCCCGCTTCTGCACCTGCCTGCCCTCGCGCTGGCCATGGCGCCCTTCCTGCCTGCCCCCCCCATGGTATGGGCACAATCACGCCATGAGCCGCGCCAGCCCCGTGCTCCCCCCACTGCCCCGCTGGGGCTGCCGCCATCACGCGGGCCACCTTCCGTCTCCTGA
- a CDS encoding TonB-dependent receptor — translation MLAGSLCPLATHAETTVTLPGLSIEDTAEETPMGDRLLSASSPSRIDRTAASLSSPDAASLFRNQPGVSTYAAGGLASLPVLNGMADDRVATVVDGVRIASGCPNHMNPALSFIDPDSVDTATAIAGITPVSMGGDSTGGTVDVERRDPQFAKHGKVLVTGHVTGTYRSNGGGYGASGSLTVANDTFSLRYNASYAQAGDYNAGGDGGVVRSTSYLTYNHAVTFGVHKDNHLLALTFGQQDTPHEGFANQYMDMTNNRSTYVNGKYVGTFDWGELEARGYWQREDHAMDFLPDRQKTTHMPMNTNAHMAGYSLKATVTLAQGQTLRLGSSFDHSGLNDWWPPVAGSMMMGPDTYHSINDGHRDRLGHFVEWEAAWTPRVSTLLGFRNDLVMMNTGPVSGYSSTPSMMNNANIAAANAFNATDRGRTDVNFDVTALVRWKPRRDLSIEGGYARKTRSPNLYERYAWGRSAMVSSMINWFGDGNGYVGNPDLKPEVANTASITVDWHDPDGDRWDLKIQPYYTYTHDYVNAQRLTAARNGFYTLGFVNHNAQSYGINGSGNYRLWNTPHFGRGEIVANINWVRGQDLTNGAGLYHQMPTNGSVALHETWKNWTGRVEMTFVKAKDTVDWVRNEPRTPGYALLGLGGQYHWRYVTLDASIDNVLNQKYELPLGGWSLADDAATGTLRALPGMGRSFNVSLTANF, via the coding sequence ATGCTGGCTGGCAGCCTGTGCCCGCTGGCCACCCACGCCGAGACCACCGTAACGCTGCCCGGCCTCTCCATCGAGGACACGGCGGAAGAGACTCCAATGGGTGATCGCCTGCTCTCGGCCAGCAGCCCCTCGCGCATTGACCGTACGGCCGCCAGCCTCAGCAGCCCTGATGCGGCCAGCCTGTTTCGTAACCAGCCCGGTGTCAGCACCTATGCCGCCGGGGGCCTCGCATCCCTGCCCGTGCTCAATGGCATGGCGGATGACCGGGTCGCCACCGTGGTCGATGGCGTGCGCATTGCCTCGGGCTGTCCCAACCATATGAATCCCGCCCTGTCCTTCATCGATCCCGACAGCGTGGATACCGCCACCGCCATTGCCGGGATCACACCCGTCAGCATGGGCGGCGACAGTACCGGCGGTACGGTGGATGTGGAACGCCGCGACCCACAATTTGCAAAACACGGCAAGGTACTGGTCACCGGCCATGTGACCGGAACCTACCGCAGCAATGGCGGCGGCTATGGCGCATCGGGCAGCCTTACTGTGGCGAATGACACGTTCAGCCTGCGCTACAATGCCTCCTACGCGCAGGCGGGCGATTACAATGCTGGCGGTGATGGTGGCGTAGTCCGCTCAACCAGTTACCTGACCTACAATCATGCCGTGACCTTTGGCGTGCATAAGGACAATCACCTTCTTGCCCTGACCTTCGGCCAGCAGGATACCCCGCACGAAGGCTTTGCCAACCAGTACATGGACATGACCAACAACCGCTCCACTTACGTGAACGGCAAGTACGTCGGCACGTTCGACTGGGGCGAACTGGAGGCGCGCGGCTACTGGCAGCGCGAGGACCATGCCATGGACTTCCTGCCCGACCGGCAAAAGACCACCCACATGCCCATGAACACCAATGCCCACATGGCCGGCTACAGCCTGAAGGCCACGGTCACGCTGGCGCAAGGGCAGACCCTGCGGCTGGGCAGTTCGTTCGACCATTCCGGCCTGAACGACTGGTGGCCCCCGGTTGCAGGCAGCATGATGATGGGGCCGGACACCTATCACAGCATCAATGACGGCCATCGTGACCGGCTGGGCCATTTTGTGGAGTGGGAAGCAGCATGGACGCCGCGCGTCTCCACGCTGCTGGGCTTCCGCAATGATCTCGTCATGATGAATACGGGGCCGGTATCAGGCTATTCCTCCACCCCGTCCATGATGAACAACGCCAACATTGCCGCCGCCAACGCGTTCAATGCCACCGACCGGGGCCGCACGGACGTGAACTTCGATGTCACGGCGCTGGTACGCTGGAAACCCCGACGCGACCTGTCGATTGAAGGCGGTTACGCGCGCAAGACCCGCTCCCCCAACCTGTATGAGCGGTATGCCTGGGGCCGGTCCGCCATGGTCAGCAGCATGATCAACTGGTTTGGCGACGGGAATGGCTACGTGGGCAACCCCGATCTGAAGCCCGAGGTCGCCAATACCGCCTCCATTACCGTTGACTGGCATGACCCCGATGGTGACAGATGGGACCTGAAGATCCAGCCCTATTATACCTATACCCATGACTACGTGAACGCACAGCGCCTGACGGCCGCCAGAAACGGGTTCTACACGCTGGGCTTTGTCAACCATAACGCGCAGAGCTATGGCATCAACGGATCAGGCAACTACAGGCTGTGGAATACCCCCCATTTCGGCCGGGGCGAGATCGTGGCCAACATCAACTGGGTACGTGGACAGGACCTGACCAATGGCGCTGGGCTGTACCATCAGATGCCCACCAACGGCAGTGTTGCCTTACACGAGACATGGAAGAACTGGACCGGTCGGGTGGAAATGACCTTCGTGAAAGCCAAGGACACGGTGGACTGGGTGCGCAATGAACCCCGTACCCCCGGCTACGCGCTGCTGGGGCTAGGTGGGCAATATCACTGGCGTTACGTGACACTGGATGCCAGCATCGATAATGTACTGAATCAGAAATACGAACTGCCACTGGGTGGCTGGTCACTGGCGGATGATGCCGCCACCGGCACCCTGCGCGCCCTGCCGGGCATGGGACGATCGTTCAACGTAAGCCTGACAGCCAATTTCTAG
- a CDS encoding lipopolysaccharide biosynthesis protein, translating to MSTDERDALKRIFGNTGFLIAGRATNAICSFVYVAWAVRALGLQQFGVLMLVTTFAAAVSAATHLLSWQPLLHYGTDPFTNGRRAEFARVLAFCIRADYLSGGVGWLLGTLGVALFGTYMGWPATDQGAAMLYMLTIAFMNTSWSAGVFRLCNSFWLTMLTDLSGALVRTVGSGIGFFYHFGLDYYLLVWSMTQLVMFISSTMLGWLQVHRAGGMPGFSLLARLRAGEAPGIWRFTLSTSCNHLLGSVFNQFGTLLVGGILGPADAAVYRVSRQIGEGIAKPAQLMMPALYPELIRLREKQDWYGIKRVVIKLFLMIGGFSILLMGVAMVLGNTLLTWMLHMHWHGGRSLIMLMLGSAILGLGVVPLEPLLTVIGQVSQVLRGRIIVTLTYLPLVYGMTMAWHLKGAAAAADVAALIMLCICLRPVVAWFRRVAPGRRPSHMDIPPVVVSGSTEKGA from the coding sequence ATGTCCACTGACGAACGTGATGCGCTCAAGCGTATTTTCGGCAATACCGGCTTCCTGATTGCCGGGCGCGCGACCAATGCGATCTGTAGCTTTGTTTACGTGGCGTGGGCCGTGCGTGCGCTGGGGTTGCAGCAGTTTGGCGTGCTGATGCTGGTGACCACGTTTGCGGCAGCGGTCTCTGCCGCCACGCATCTGCTCTCCTGGCAACCGCTGCTGCATTACGGGACCGATCCCTTCACTAATGGCAGGCGCGCCGAGTTCGCGCGTGTGCTGGCGTTCTGCATACGGGCGGATTACCTGAGCGGTGGCGTGGGCTGGCTGCTCGGCACGCTGGGGGTGGCGCTGTTCGGCACCTATATGGGCTGGCCGGCAACCGACCAGGGAGCGGCGATGCTGTATATGCTGACCATCGCGTTCATGAACACAAGCTGGTCGGCCGGGGTGTTCAGGCTGTGTAATTCCTTCTGGCTGACTATGCTGACGGACCTGTCGGGTGCGCTGGTACGCACGGTGGGGTCGGGTATCGGTTTTTTCTATCATTTCGGGCTGGATTATTATCTGCTGGTCTGGAGCATGACCCAGCTTGTCATGTTTATCAGTAGTACCATGCTGGGGTGGCTACAGGTACATCGGGCAGGTGGCATGCCGGGTTTCAGCCTGCTGGCGCGACTGCGTGCGGGGGAGGCACCGGGGATCTGGCGCTTTACGCTTTCAACCAGTTGCAACCACCTGTTGGGATCGGTCTTCAACCAGTTCGGCACCCTGCTGGTTGGCGGAATACTTGGGCCAGCGGATGCTGCCGTGTACCGGGTTTCGCGCCAGATTGGCGAAGGGATCGCCAAGCCCGCCCAACTCATGATGCCCGCACTCTATCCCGAACTGATCCGCCTGCGCGAAAAGCAGGACTGGTATGGCATCAAGCGGGTCGTCATCAAGCTGTTCCTCATGATCGGGGGGTTTTCCATCCTGCTCATGGGGGTGGCGATGGTGCTGGGCAACACCCTGCTTACATGGATGCTGCATATGCACTGGCATGGCGGGCGTTCGCTTATCATGCTTATGCTGGGCAGTGCCATATTGGGGCTTGGCGTGGTGCCGCTTGAGCCACTGCTTACGGTGATCGGCCAGGTTTCGCAGGTGTTGCGCGGGCGTATCATCGTGACCCTGACCTACCTGCCGCTGGTCTATGGCATGACCATGGCGTGGCACTTGAAGGGGGCAGCTGCGGCGGCTGATGTCGCAGCACTGATTATGCTGTGCATCTGCCTGCGTCCGGTGGTGGCATGGTTCAGGCGCGTGGCCCCGGGCCGCAGGCCGTCACATATGGATATTCCCCCCGTGGTCGTATCTGGCTCCACGGAAAAGGGGGCATGA